The Lolium rigidum isolate FL_2022 chromosome 1, APGP_CSIRO_Lrig_0.1, whole genome shotgun sequence region AGGGGCCGATCGATTCCTACCCGCTTGCCGGCGGCGGGAATTTCTACTGTTGCTGCCCACTGACGTATGTGTGTTGTTGGGCTACTGGTAGATCTCTCTGCATTCGCTTTAGAATAATATGTGATTTTTACAGCTGTGACTTGTAATGCGGCAACCAACGCCTCGTGTTTCATCAGTTCAGCTCTCTGCCAGTTAACTAGGCGGTTCACAAAGTGTACCTGCTGCATTGTTCTCCAGCCTGGCAGCCTAGTTTCCTGCGCAATCCTGGATCACTTCGTGTTCCTGTGCCGAATTCCGCGTTGCTTGACTTCTCCGAGTTTGCCCAGCGTGGCGCCGCCCACCTATGTGTATGTTGTTGGGAAAATTGTTAGTCTTCTACCAGATCTCTGCATTCACTTGACAGACTCTTTGAGGCCTCATGTAACAGCACTCGCTGATCAAACATTTGCATTGCTGCAATTCCCTTTTATTTCCCCTGCCAAAGCCAAAACGAGATAAAATATGCCATTGGTAGTAGTCAGAGTGTCAGACTGCCACGGGtatctgtttttctgctgttctcAGACTGAATTAGTGTCTAGTTTCTTTATATCATTTCGCAATTTGTAAGTCTGTGAGTGTGGAATCCTAAACCTGTCCGAATTCTTCACAGCCCTCTCGCGGCGACGGTTCCGGTTGAGGCGGTTCTGTTTGACATCGACGGGACCCTCTGCGATTCGGACCCTCTTCACCATGTGGCCTTCCAAGAAATGCTTCTCGCGGTATGGATCTTTAAACTGTTTGGCTTATACTTCACTCTCTACTACTTTCACTAGCAAGCTGGCTAAACTAATGACCGTGAACAGATTGGGTACAACAACGGTGTCCCGATAGACGAGGAGTTCTTCATCAAAAACATTGCTGGGAGGAGCGATGTTGAAGCTGCTCAGAATCTGTTCCCGGACTGGCCACTTGAGAAGGGCCTCAAGTTCCTTGAGGACAAGGAAACAAAATACAGAAGGTATATAGACATGAAGGAGATAGTTTGTTCTGTAGTTTCTTACTTATGAGCATTGGGTATTACGTTAGGTTGTCCGGCGATTGGTTCTCTCTTTAAATTTCTTTTGAGAACCACTTGTTGGTGTTAGTATGGACTCCGAGGCTTAATATTTATAGCTGCAATTGCTTGTTGCAGTTTGGCGATGGAGCGCTTGGAGCCTGTAAACGGCCTTGGCAAGGTGGTTCAGTGGGTGAAAGACCACGGCTACAAGCGTGCTGCGGTGACCAACGCCCCCAGGATCAACGCTGAGCTGATGCTCAAACTTCTCGGTCTGTCAGACTTCTTCCAGGCCGTGATTGTTGGAGGTGAATGCGAGAAGCCAAAACCCGCCCCCTTCCCGTACCTCAAGGCCCTCAAGGAGCTGGgcgtgtctgcagaacacaccttCATCTTCGAGGTACACCTGAACTGTCTTCTACATCTGCTGAATTCGCCATCTGAAACTCCATTTAGAGATTGCCAGATACATCCTACTGACCTATGCTTTCGTTGCAGGACTCCGCTTCAGGCACACGTGCAGGTGTTGCCGCGGGAATGCCAGTTGTCGCCGTGCTGACGAGGAACCCAGAGAACTCCCTAGAGGAGGCTGGGGCCGCGCTGATCGTCAAGGACTACGCGGACCCCAAGCTCTGGAGCGCCCTCGAAGAGATCGACGCAGCGGAAGCTAAGCTGAAGAGCGGCGGAGCTTGAGACGCCCGTGATGGTGATGAACAGTAGCTCATTTTAGGATTGAAGGGATTCTGCACCCTAAATTGATAAAACGGTTGATTGTAGAGCTCATTTGGGTATTCCGAGCTTGTAGTTCGATATGTTTTCCTTGGTTTCATGGTTGGTGCTAgaggaagaaataaaaaaaaaactctgGTCTCTGTGACTTGAGATTATTGTGACTTGAGATTATTGTTCTGTTGATAGGACCATGAAGATGCAGATCTGTTGCGCTCATTGCCTAACAACCACTGAATTCTCACTCTCTTAATATTGAGATCTTTCTGTTGGATCAAATCTCTCATTCGTAATCTCAGAAGATATTGACAAACCTCTGAATTCTGACTCTCTTAATACTGAGATCTTTCTGTTGGATCGAATCTCTCTTTCTTAATATGAGAAGATATGACAATGTTTTGTACATGTTGCAATGGGAACTACTCAGGGTCAACAGTTGGGTGGTGCCTGATGAGATGATGGGTTGCCACCAACTCCACACTGACCGACCAAACCTCCTCACCAACCAGCTTTTCATCACAAATATAAACATCAGCAAGTAGCCATTGGAAAACAAATCTATCCTGTTTGCAGATCAGCAGAGAGCACTCTGACGAAGAACGCATTACCCCCATGGAAAACACCCAGGATAGGTATTCACAAATCTTTCAAGTTTTGTTGTCACCAATCTCTGAATTCTTGAAATGTTTTCATCCCTGAATTCTTGCAATGTCTGAATAATTCTGCTTGTGTGTTTGTTCTGCGCGCGGCAGCTTGGTGATCTGCAGGTCGCCGCCGCTGGAGGCGCTGCTGTTCGACATCGACGGCACGATGTGCGTGTCGGACCCGTTCCACCACCGGGCCTTCTCGGAGCTGCTGCAGGGCGTCGGCTACAACGGCGGCGCCCCGATCACGCCGGAGTTCGGCATGAAGCACATGGCGGGGCGCAGCAACGAGCAGATCGGCCGCTTCCTGTTCCCGGACTGGCCGGCAGCCCGCCTCGACGCCTTCTTCGCCGAGAAGGAGGCCCTCTTCGCGCGGTACGCCCGCGAGGGCCTCCGGGAGGTGGCCGGGCTGCGCGCGCTGTGCCGGTGGGCGCGCGGCCGCGGGCTCAAGCTGGCCGCCGTCACCAACGCGCCCAGGGCTAACGCCGAGGTCATGGTCGGGATCCTGGGCCTGGCGGAGTTCTTTCCGGTCGTCGTCACCGGCGAGGAGTGCGGCGAGGGCCGGGCCAAGCCCGCGCCCGACGCGTACCTCCGCGCGCTGGAGCTTCTTGGCGCGAGCGCGGACCGGTCCGTCGTGTTCGAGGACTCCGTGATCGGGATCCAGGCCGGCGTCGCCGCGGGGATGCCGGTCGTGGCTATTGCCGGGGAGAGCCGGGAGGCCagggtcgtcgccgccggcgcgtcGCTCGTCGTCAGGGACTACCTGGATGCCAAGCTCTGGGCGGCGTTGGATGGGGTTGACGCTGCTGCTGCTAACGGAGCTCCTCCCACGGTGGTCGATGGGGAACGGAGCGTGGAGCCGGCGGCTGTTCCCGTGGAGAATTGAGCTGGGATTCCATTTATTTTTCTGCGATgcatgctgctgctgccgccatgGACTGCAGTTCAAATTCGATCTGAAATCAGAAAACTGAAAGTAAATCATGCCCCGAATTGAGATTTAAACTTGCGTGAAACTGTGAAAGCTATACATACTTCTACTGGTTGAATGAATGCACATGCATTGCTAcgggttcttttttttttttctctttgcaTCACATGATAACATAATCTTTCTAGTATCTATCTTTCTTCTTTCCTTTCATGCATAAATATCTTTGTCCCGTGTCTCCATTGGCTAATGTTCTTACTAAAACGAAATAAACAATTTGAGCCTAAGTAAGTTAGTTTGCACAATAAAAGAAAGTAAAATTTGCACGGGAATCATCCACTGTTGGAAGCACCTGGTACACAATCCACATAACATCCATCCATAGAATGATCAACATACAGATATAAAAAAAGCAGATCTGGATGAATTTTCGCAAAGCATATTTTATCGCCACAATCAGGCACAACTTCACACGGGGATACACCCATAACTGTTGGGTATCCTCCTCATATGGGCTGTGAGGAGATAACCTAAATGAAGCCTTTCAGGCGGCCAAAACAGGTGCAACAGGCCACTACCCATTAGGGTTATGACCAAGGGTCATTTTGGACATTGCACATGAGAAAAGGGGATGTTAAGTCTCCCATCTAGGTGAAATGGCGAAAATTCAGGATAGCCTCCATTggaaaagaaaaaccaaaagaGAAGGGAAAGAGAGAAAGTTGAAGAAATAAGCTACATCGAGCCACAAGGTTGTGAAGACTAAATCTGCATCCTTGTTTTCTTCAAGGTGTTGTTTCACCATCTTTGGTGAGATTGCTCCAATTCCTAGCTCTTATGCCCCAAAACTTGTAATAACATCCAAGATCTGCTTGCATCTTGATGTCTGAGATCCTCTAGTGCTTTCTAGAGAAGAACTTGTTGTATCCCCATTTGATTATAGCGGAAGAAGATTTGGGCGACTTTGGCTCATGGTTTTTCCTCTTAAGTTGAGAGATTTTCCACGTAAAAAGGATTGGCGTCTCTGTGTGTTGATTTTCTACTGCTGCTGCAGTTGTTCTGAGAACCTCTCCCTACCTAAGACATCTCTATGGTCAGGTGAGAAGGTTCTCTCCCTACCCAAGACATCTCTATGGCTAGGAGAGAGCCATGAGATGTCTAGTTTCCTCCATATATGTTTGATGCATATGTTTCCTTCTGACACAAGTAACGATCCATGAGCTAGTACAAAGTGGTGCTGAAGTTTACATTAAATCCACTGTGTATTTTCATTTTCATACCGTGATTAAGAATGTGCTAATCTCAGATTAATGGTTAACCGGTCTCCTGACAGTTTTCCCAACAATAACAATGTCATTGCAATACACAGTAAGAGCCCCTCAATGGTACTTCTAGCTCAGCATCACACACTCTAGTTCAACTACGAGTCGCTCCAGCAACATCTATAATTCAAACAAAGTATACACAGCTCGGATCGATCACCAGCCACAACAGAAAATGGTAGCACATATGGTCAATCTCCACATTTGCCAAACCCTCCAATCTTTCTTCCCTACCTTCAACTACATTGCTGATTTGTGTGCAAAACTAAACTtacatgaaaataaaaataaagttatCGAATACTTCATAATGCCATCAATGATGATTACCATAGTGCACACAACATCAATTTAATGGTCATCTCCAAACCAGCATCGCATGAAAATGGAATCAAGCTCCAGAGTTCCACATATGACAACACCCATTCATCGTATTCATAATGGAGAATGAAGTATATGTTGATTATTGTCTTCTTAGTACTCGAAAAGAAGTGTTGCATTTGTATTTCTCCTTCTTCGGCGAATCTCATTCAAGTTGTGCATAATTGAAGAACTGGAGAGTATAGATTACACCATCACATTGTAAATTTGTAATCGGTCAAAACATGCTAGAAATAAATTGATAGATGACTAATAATACTGGCCTAGAGATATCTTAGAATTCCGCACACGATTAACCAAAATAGGATAGTTCAAGAAATCTTTTTCTTTTATTAGTGATTTGCAAAATTAACTAGACATTTGTACATGACTAAACAAAACAGAATACTCCAAAGTGAGTACTTTTGCACATGATTAATCAAAATAACTTATTTTTGGCATAACTGCGACATCAGAATTAATAGTAACACATTTTTCATCAAGCTCAAGAGCAACATGCCTGAGCAACATGCAGTCACGCACGGTACCTATAGCAGCCCAGCCTCCATTGTCATCGATGCCGGTTTCTTGGGCCTTGAGTCATGGTTGGCTTCTTGGGCCTAATACCGAGCGACAAAACCAGGTTTCCCGAATCCCGACTTCTAAATTTTGATCGTCGAACTCGAAGGGAGCCGGCGGCTGACCTCGAACTCACATACAATTCAGGTTGTGCAGGCAGGGGATTAGCAGCAGTGGGCGGCCGACCGACCGATGGTGATGCATCAACCTGGAGTCTGGACAGTAGATTTAAGTGATGAAGTTGATAGAAAAAGGGAAGCAATGGAAAAGCTACGATGTTTCTCAATTTCTGTCTTTTAGTAAAACACTAGTGTCTTATTTTTGTATAATGTGTCGATACAATTTTGAATTCTTTGCGTcaatcctcttttatgctttaagtttACCAGACCTCAACTTTTTCCGTCCTTCGCCACTGACCACAGTTGAGGAGGTTGTGTTAgagtattaggcaatttccgtgtgagattaattaccgaaaacaacatgacagatgcacaagcatacttaaccacacacatcagactaagtacatgcatcagatctgaacatggaacaagtagcagtgcaaggtaggagagaaaaagcacgtacatcgcgaccgggaaggtcgcaccagcagcagcagcaccaccaccatgggtattgttgatgtcgcccatcgtgtagtcggatctgtcgatgaagcagccgaaccgtcaAAGAAGAGCACgagcagcagcgagcagtcgcgccgagacgctccccaaaaaccttatcgcccgtctcccggtgcaggatctcaacggacggagtttcggaggcctgctctcccggatggctgtgcacgcagtcgccgggatggggaagactaaagagtagcgcagcaaaaggaacttcgtgagagagacgggctagagagttctgagagctGTTTTTCTCCAGATCTGATATGTCTCCTGGGAGGAGAGTCGACCGACCGGatcgcgttgccacgcgtaggaagctagggacacgcggcgagcatgcacatgcaggtcgacacgtacccaactcatttggtgcaccaagcaaaaatttaggcttccttgagtgtgtctcgaactcgaactcgaactcgagtcacgaaacgcgacgtgcgtgcgtgcgtgacgagccgagccgagccgaggcggggcgggcggaggaggaggagtgcgcgagggctccttctattctcactcacttggaagaactagaacagcagcccttatataccactccaactctctcccaactagcaatgtgagactaaactttgtcccccaaggttgtcccaagctgccaacgtgatgggccttgagatttcagaaattgtagactacatgggctgccttactaggctgcagcccatctacattcaacaggtTGCACCTTCACAGGCAAGGACGAGGTCCCAGGAGGAGCCTACGTGAGGAGGCTGCACCTTCACACAGGGGTTGACAACAGCGGCGGCCTTCGACGCCCTCCCTTAGTGAGGTACTAATTACTATTATGCCTACAAATTGCTACTATGCATACAAATTGCTACTATGCATACAAATTGCTACCATGCTTAGGCACCCTTCGCTAGTGGCACCGCAACTTCTGAGGAGGAGGAAGGGTGGGAAAAGGCCCCTCTAAAGTACGAGGAGCTATGCTCTTTTGAGGAGCAGCACCACTAGGGCGAGGAGGACATGCGCTATTTTCTCCTTACTTTTACCCATTTCCTTTCATTTACTTACATTTAATTTgcattgaaatttttatttgCAGCACCACGAGGATGAGGAGGTGGAAgacgaggacaaggaggaggtaCCCTCTTTTCATTAGCACGAGAGTGGGccggggaggacgaggaggtTGTGGGTTCGTGGGATAGTAGGTCTCCCACCTCTCAACTCTAGTTTGCTCACATTGTGTCATGTTGATGTTGGgctacttcatcatgtcttttatcaaGACCGAGTTGAGGAATAAAATGGGTGATGATTGGATGAATTATAACATGGTATTTTATATTGAGCGAGAACTATTTCACTCAATCAATGATGATGATATCTTATATCATTTTTAAGGATATAGCTCACGGAGAGGAATTTTACCTTGTCGTTTCGGtgagttttcatttttgtacgaaTGATTTTCTACTGCACATCATGTTTGCGCTTTTCCATATGAAATATTCTTGCTTTCTTGAAGGTATTGGTTCCTCTTCTAGTGTTCATGAGGTTGTTGACGAAGTCATGGGAGGCACGGACGCACAAAACTAGTGACTTGGTACCATCATTTGTATCCCATTTAACTATTTTAAGTTTTTTAGTTATTTCATGTTCTAGGAGAGTTAAAAATGGATGTGAAAATACATGTTCATTCTTGCTACAGTATCAATTTTTCTGTGCTAAGTAGTTACTTTTACGCTTAGTTTTTGATCCGAAgcttgcttcaatcttggctccGTCACTGACAGCTAGGAATGGTACGTCCTCGGTATAGTCTCAAGTAATAGACCTGGGCCGAAGGTGACACTCCCTCGGCCTTGTGCAAAGCTAGCTAGCCAACAGGATTCCTATTCCATGGAGTCCCTTGTAGTCTTGTAGAGAAGCTACGTGGTCCATTCACAGGCCAATCGTGCAGCAGCAAGATGGATCCGAATCTTGGCACGGAGCAGCGACGGAGGAAAATGACCCGTGTGAAAAAGACACTTGCCTCTGAATCTGTCGCTGCTCGACGttcctcttcttgttttctagcTTCTCTCCTCGTGTTTTCCGTTGGATGATCTATTGGCCTTCACTTTCCGATGACGTACGTGCGTTTCGACGACAGCCCCTGCACTATTGCAccactttttttttaaaaaaaaatcccgTTCTGCACTTGAGCGACCGTGTATCTTGGTTATGTAAAGACCGGTGCAATGGTTAAATTTTGTAATTACGAAAGTGTGATTTATTAGAAAAAAGTAGAAGTTTGGTAGCACCTACTATTCTTTTGCTCTAGCTTGGGCGTCATTTCTACCTCACCCCAATCGTTTTCTACCTTACCCCAATCGTGTTGCAAAATAGTCCATGCAAAAATGTATGTAGTTTATAGTCTTACAAATCGAACACGAAAATCTTTAGTTATTACTACAACGTGCATGTCTTTGAATATATTTTTCTTAATCGTTACGCATGTCTTTGAATCAAAGAAGCTCCAGCAAAAAAAGGGAGCTCTAAAGTTAAACCATGGCCAATGATAACAATTATCGATAATATACAAATTAAAGAGATAACATGCATAAACAGAAGTAACAAAAAAAAACGAAGTTTTACTACATGTAATCGGCATGGAGCACCTGACGCTGTAAGCAGGGCAATGCTTTTAGTAGGGTAAGGTAGGACAACCACCCTACCTTTTGGTGAATACAGTTACATACATGCGTTTTTTCTAAATAATTTGAGTAGTCATACATCGAAAATGGACTTCATATGAGAAAGTTATGTGTGCTTTAGTAAACACTATGCAAAACCAACTCCGAAGCGAAAACAAGAACACAATACCAAAAACATAGACCTGTTTTCTAGATTCAGTGTGAATAAAATTACTTTATCATGGATCTTACTATATACTACTCTGGTCTGAATTAATCGACGCACTATCTACCTTGGCGTTGTTTACTTCTAACATCACCTTACGTCGATTAATTACGAACGGAGGGAATACACAATAACCTTAAGCTATTTATTATTCATACATGGAGAATTTGAGACTTTAGATATTTTTTATATTTGACGCCGTATCATTTTTTTCCTCTGATGAGATCATAACTTCATTGAGTTAGTGTTGCTTTCACCCGTGGTACCGACAATAATTGAAGGTTTTCCTAAACAAAGATCATCAAGACCGACCTATGCAACGAGCGAGGGATATTTAGAAGTCTTGATCGATAGAATTATAAAAGAttttcaaaagaaaaggcaaagcttTGCTATTGAGCTGACATTATTATTATGTTTGTAGGTTATATTTATAATcaaatatatttatatttttatcatCTGAGTGATTGTGTTAGAACCATAGATATAGCATTAATGTCTCGGGATCATTTTGGTACATGCATTATTTTTCTAAAAGTTTGTCATACCTCAGATTATCTTCATCCTTCGCCACTAGTTGTAAGTCACTCTCAAACTCAAATGCCCAAAAAATAATTAGTAGTCGGGTTGTAGTGGTTTTGTACTTCCACGAGGGCACGAGGCAGTCATGTCAATCTTGATTATAGCCACTTGCCTATCTACCTGCCCATGCTTAACTTGCTCTTTCTCTAAGAGTTGCAAGGTTGCCACCCGCTTGAAGGCATAAAATCGTGtcgacctctctctctctctctctagtgcTCTCATCGTGGCCTTAACAGGAGGCATGACACTGTATGTGCAGGCGCATTTGAGCATTATTTCGAACTGCAGATCAGAGAGGCAAGAAAAAAAACCACCACGTACATGAGCCACAGAAGCTAGAACGTGAACTCTCTCCAGATTAGGAACGGGTGATGCACAGCGTGCACGTTCTTCACGACGCACATGCCGGACAAAGGAGAAGCTTCACTTGCGGGTCCAGGGGAAGACCCGCTGGCTGCACGCGCAGGAGACAAATTAAGAATAGCAATGTCGCCTGTAGGTGTACGATTGCTCCAGCAAATTTTCAGTATTGTTAGAACATTCCACCGCCCCGTAACTCTATCCGGCACAACATCGGCAGATGCGATTTGAGGGCGTCCGCAGGCGCAGTCACAATTTGGGGCAGTCTGCTCATAGCGGCGCCTAAAATGACCGGTCCAAATACAATTCATATTTACAAACAACAGTTCTATCAAATAAAATTATTCAACCAATTTCAAACATAGGAATAGAATAGTGCATACAATAATTTAAACGAATTACAATCGAGAAGTTTAAATAGGTCAAGACTCACGCGGCACTTCCTCTCCTCGCCAACAAATACTCACTAGATCATCTTGTAATTGTTGCTAATTCTGTTCATGGTGGATTTCAATcatattttttttagataaaaggtcgccccagcctctgcatcaaaatgatgcatatggCCTCTTTATTACTTTATTGAGAGTGTGCACTTATTACAAATCAAAGAccaatcatggtcaacacaagtatcAACCAGAAAAAAACGAGGAAAACAGCGAGTGTCTAAGGCATATCATAACGTGATCCTGTGGTCAAGCCGCCAGCCGAACTGGCTGAAGAAATCCCGTGCGACCATCTCCAAACAGTTGCACCCAGATTCCATGGCAGCCCGCTGTTCCTTTGTTTGGAGATAGGACCACGTACGGATCCAATGAATCGCCATgggaataacctgcaagaaagaGGTAGGCTTCTGCCTGTTAAACACCACATCATTACGTATATTCCATAATGcccaaacaatggcacaagcacCAACTCTAATCAGAATGAGATCTTTTTTGGCAATGCCGCTTAACCAATTCCCAAAAAGGTTAGAAACATTTGCCGGTGGTGAAATACTGAAAGTCATATAAACAATACGCCAAATAATTCTAGCTAGTGGGCATTCGAAAAACAAATGCTGAATGGATTCATTTTTATCACAGAATACGCAAGACTGGTTTCCTACCCAATTTCTTttagcaagattatctttagtaagaataactttACGAtgcaggaaccacataaaaatcttgatTTTTAAAGGAACTTTCATTTTCCAAATATACTTACGCAAGTATTTAGTTCGATCATCTAAAAGATCAAGATACATTGATCTAACAGTAAAGCAACCAGAGGGAGTAAGATCCCAAACAAATATGTCCTTATCGTTTGTCAACCGAATATCCATTAGTCGTTCGACCAGCTGCAACCACATCACCCACTTGTCAGGTGTGAACGACCTACGAAACGACATATTCAATTGGTTGGGATCTAAAACATTGGCAACAGTCACTTGTTTTCTGTTGGCAATGTTGTACAGCGGCGCATACTGTTGGGCCAAGGGACTATCTCCAAGCCAAACGTCCTCCCAAAATCTAGTAGAGGATCCATCTCCCAGAACAAAATGACCTTTATTGAAGAACTCATGTTTAACCTTCATTATTCCTTTCCAAAAGGGGGAATCTACCGGTTTAGCTGTCACTTGTGACAACGTTTTAGAATGCAAGTACTTATTCCTAAGTAATTCTTGCCAAACTCCTTCTTCATTTAAGAGTTTATATAACCATTTACTGAGCAAACAATTGTTTTTAATTTCGAGTACCTCAATGCCCAACCCCCCTTGATCCTTTGGACGACACATCATGCTCCATTTTGTTAGCCTATATTTTCTTTTGTGCccatcactttgccaaaaaaaTCGTGAACGAAAAAAATCCAAACGCTTCCCCAATCGGAATCTCAAAAAATGAGAGCATGAACATTGGCAAACTAGTTAAAACAGAATTAATAAGAATAAGTCTATCACCGTATGACAACATCTTCCCTATCCAAGAACTAAGCTTCTTTTCAAATCTATCTTCAATTGGTTTCCATTCCCCATTTTTGAGCTTTCTGAAATGAATTGGGATTCCTAAATATTTAAAGGGGAACTTACCCAGGTCACATCCAAAAAGGAGCCTGTACTCCTCCTCAGCGTCCTTAGCCTCTCCAAAACAAAAGAGTTCGCTCTTATTGAAATTAATTTTCAAACCGGATAGTTGTTCAAACATACAAAGAATGAGCTTCATATTTAAAGCCTTCTCCAAATCATGGTCCATAAAGATGATTGTATCATCCGCATACTGCAGAATAGAAACACCTCCCTCCACTAAATGAGGAATAAGGCCATCAACCTGACCATCTTCTTTAGCTCTATTAATAATAATCGCAAGCATATCAGCGACGATATTAAACAAAATCGGAGATAACGGATCCCCCTGCCTAAGACCCTTCTTGGTCTGAAAGTAGTGGCCCATATCATCGTTCACCTTTATACCTACACTCCCTTTACTTACAAATTCTTGAATCCATTTACACCACTTGGGGTCAAACCCCTTCATTCGCAAAGCTTGTTGCAAATAATCCCAGTttaccttatcatatgctttctcaaaatcaagttTCAGCAAAACACCATTCATTTTATTCCTATGAAGCTCATGAATAGTCTCATGAAGGACAACCACCCCCTCTAAAATATGACGTCCCGacataaaagcagtttgtgtcggTCTGACCACCTTGTGTGCGACCTCCGTGACACGGTTAGTACCAACCTTAGTGAAAACTTTAAAGCTAACGTTGAGAAGACATATAGGTCTATATTGCTCGATTTGAAccgcattttcttttttaggcagCAGAATGATAGTTCCAAAATTCAGATGAAAAAGGGGTAAATGCCCCTCCTGAAAAGCTGCGAACATAGCCATGAGATCTGGTTTGATCACCTCCCAAAAACATTGATAAAATTCTGCCGGGAGTCCGTCCGGACCCGGTGCTTTATTTTTTTCCATTTGCATAATAGCCTCAAATATTTCCTTTTCAGTGAAGTTGGCTACAAGAATATTGTTTTCCACTTCAGAAAGTTGAGGAATATCGGCCTTATCCGATTCCCTCATGGAGAAATGATTCGGATTAGGAGGTCCGAACAAACCTTTATAATACTCGGAAATATAAACTTTCAAATTTTCTTGACCTATAATCGTGCCCTCTTCTTGCTCCAACTGGAAGATCTTTTTCCTTCTATGTTTACCATTAGCTATTAAATGAAAAAACTTTGTATTATTCCCCCTTCCCGAATATACTTAACTTTAGCCCTCTGGGCCCATTTGGATTCTTCATCCCTTCTCAAACGAGCTAAGCTGTCGGTAGAAGA contains the following coding sequences:
- the LOC124704114 gene encoding haloacid dehalogenase-like hydrolase domain-containing protein Sgpp, whose protein sequence is MENTQDSLVICRSPPLEALLFDIDGTMCVSDPFHHRAFSELLQGVGYNGGAPITPEFGMKHMAGRSNEQIGRFLFPDWPAARLDAFFAEKEALFARYAREGLREVAGLRALCRWARGRGLKLAAVTNAPRANAEVMVGILGLAEFFPVVVTGEECGEGRAKPAPDAYLRALELLGASADRSVVFEDSVIGIQAGVAAGMPVVAIAGESREARVVAAGASLVVRDYLDAKLWAALDGVDAAAANGAPPTVVDGERSVEPAAVPVEN
- the LOC124684926 gene encoding haloacid dehalogenase-like hydrolase domain-containing protein Sgpp, with the protein product MAAPNGVSPLAATVPVEAVLFDIDGTLCDSDPLHHVAFQEMLLAIGYNNGVPIDEEFFIKNIAGRSDVEAAQNLFPDWPLEKGLKFLEDKETKYRSLAMERLEPVNGLGKVVQWVKDHGYKRAAVTNAPRINAELMLKLLGLSDFFQAVIVGGECEKPKPAPFPYLKALKELGVSAEHTFIFEDSASGTRAGVAAGMPVVAVLTRNPENSLEEAGAALIVKDYADPKLWSALEEIDAAEAKLKSGGA